DNA sequence from the Acipenser ruthenus chromosome 8, fAciRut3.2 maternal haplotype, whole genome shotgun sequence genome:
CTATTTTGTTAACAAATTGTTTGCTAATTCAAAAGAATATACTAAATTATGATGTCAACGCTACAAAAAACCAAAACGTTTTGTGCTTGATTTAACGTTTTTGTACTCGATGTACTTGATTAGGAGGACTTATTTTACCATCTTTAGTTATTAGTGCATCGTCATAGTCTGTAGGTTTATGGAAGATGTCTGTCCAAATGTCAATCTGCAAGGATAAGATCTTAATATAAGGATGTGACAGTCCGCCTGTCTTTAAGCCGCCCATATGTGTCATACTTACACTTTACAAAAAGGGCAGTTTATCGAATTGTGATAAAACCGTCGTAAGAACTTTTTTTAGCTTCAGATAATCATAATATTGGCATATTTTGAGATTCGTGCTGCCGTCTGGTTTTGCTGTGTATATCACACTTCATGATACCTATTATTTTGCAGAGGGAATGTTTCTAATGCAGTGCTGAATTATTACGGAATTCAGACATTATAAGGGTGTTATGTAAGAATAACAAATTCATGTTTGGTCGTTCTAAATTTCCAACACTTTTCACAGACATTGTAACCGCCTGCACATCCACATACAATTCtaaatttttatatttatatttatttatttatatatatatatatatatatatatatatatatatatatatatatatatatatatatatatatatatatatatatatatatatatatatatatatatatatatatatattcttgatcTCTGTAAGAACCAAACATGTGAAAATAATTCAAAGTATATAGGCTTGGATTgcacttataaaaataaaaataaataaataaataataatcatctgATTTACTTTTtggcaaaaatacattttatttacagagaACCCCTCTatacatattttctgttctgttcaatAACATTTTTCTACATGCAGATAATGTAATGAAAGCATTTAGTGGGCAAAGATGCACACTAGTAGATCAGCACAGCTCTGTGTAAGTGTTTCTGCGTTCCAGGAATGGTCACAGATCAGACAGCTGATACTTTCTGACAAGCCCATCTCTGCAGCACGTAAAGATGCATTTTTCCCATGCAGCCGCCTaaattataccaaaaaaaaaaatacatgacaaTAAACAACTGTGGAAAGACAGCAATCCGCTTGTACAGTTTATAGTaagtcagttttttttattgttttatttagtgtttaattAACAGTGTTTAACCTTGGAAACTAAAATGAAGTGTGTGTAGCTTTAAGTATTACAAATGTGAGCTACTCATAGACAACTAATAAAATGTTGTAAACAACAGACACAGATTCATTGTATTCATTATAAGATGTGGAGGACTGCAGCTCTAGGAACTGAAAACCCACTTTTAAACAGACTTTCTACAGAatgccagcagggggcagcaaaCACCTACTTTCTGCCATGAGCCTATGAATAATATTACCTTATAGACTGGATCAGCCTCAGGCCCTGTTAGTTCAATTACATGGTCAAGATCCTGTTGAATTAGGTAGCAACTCCCGTCACCTGCAATTGACACAATAATGCCTTAGGGTAGGAAAATGGCAACAATGGCTTTGCATTGTGGGATGTCACTACACTTTATAGGACAAGAGGAATTTCACAGCTCTTCACTGTGTTTTGGATTTTATCCACTAGCTCATGTTATCTCCTCATTGCAACTAATGCGATTATTGCTTAAATGTGCATTTTAGAGCAATGCATATCTGTTGCTAGTGTACACACAAAGACCCAATAATGAACTCACCACTTTGGTCCCATATGCTTTCTTTCCATAACTGGAGAGGATTCTCTAAAACCTTCTACCTCCATTTTTAAAGGGTATAAATATGTTCAAAAACATGTCCTCTTTTTGTGACAAAAACTTGTTCTGTATATGAATATGAAGGAATTGGGGATgccaacaaaatgaaaaaaagagcaaacatttttttttttttttttaaatataactgagCTGCAGTGCGCTGTGAAAAAATGCTTTTCATACCTTGGCTTACAATGAAGCCTTCTCTGTAAGGCATCAATGAGTAAACTGGGGCACCAGACCGGTGGATAGTCTGTACAGCTGTCCTGAAGACgtacaaaaaaatatacattatatattacatacacacacatatacatacacatggGTGTATATGCATTTTAATCTAAAAtgcagaataaacaaaaaaacaatcccTTATTATTTTGCTGATGACCCCAAGAGAACTTTCTGTGCTCTCCTAAGGAAACTATATGTGGtcaggtggggtcctattacctgtaacgcAGGACTTACCGAGTCCATGTGAAAATAATTTCAGATTCTAAAATAGAAGCAATCAGAGAATGTTGTTTGGCTaatgtaaacatgtttttttgaaaaacatCACACTGGAACAAACAGAGTACATCTGAACTAACATTGTATAGGGAGTAGAATCGAGGGTTTTGAAACTTGAAATCCTTACTTTGCATTTCTTGTGTCAAGCTTGTAAATGTTTCCATCTTGTGTTCCTGTGAGTACATATATACTTGAAAGGAAGGTGCAGCAATTAAATGCATCTGATCCCTCAAAGAGAAATATCTGTGAACACAAAAAGAGCACAGCCTGTTAATCTTAGAATGCCAGtggtttagaaaaaaaagcaattaccatataaccaacaaaaaaacacaatccagTTCCGCTTCTTCTGTTGTGTCAATTTGGAATATTAAAGCTTAAAGCACCTCTATAAGAAACCTATATAAGAATGCTTACCGGCTGTCTGCTCTGAAGGCCGACCGCTTGTAACTTCTTGTCTTCTCGAGCAAGGAGCAGTAACTTGTCCTCTGTTCCTACCTCGCGATCGCCTGTAGCAAACAGTTCACACAGGTCAACATTAAAAAGCTAGGAAAGTGGTTTCAACCCTAGCACCTCATCAAGCACCCGTTTGGttccttgtttctttcttttcttgaATTCTTTTCTTACTTGATGGTTCCTCTGGTGACCCCTGGTTTATTGTGTTGTCTGCTACCCCGACGCTGCAGCCATTAATGGGAGCCCCACAGTCAGCCACGACCGCGAGACAGACCGACTTCCCACAGTCCCAGAGACGCGCCGTGCCATCCCGAGAACAGGAGAGCACATTCCGGCCTCGCTCCACAACAGCTGTGTCAAGAAtacctgtacaaaacaaataCCCATGAAACATACAAACACTTGTACCACTCTCCAGCAGATCAATGAAAGCCTAACGACTGTGGCAAGGATTTTGTTGCCTGTTCTCCCCCTCCGACTCAAATCGCTGCTTGTTAAtttaatatcttggtatccctaacTAAATTACCCCCACACACACCATTGCAAAATACTTGAATAAGCAATGCATCCTATAAAATTGCAGTGGTACCAAATCCATTTATGACATATGCAGATTGACTGGGTCTTATTTCCAACCTGACCACACAACTGTCTTCAAAGTATGTTTCCATTTTGCTTTCTTGTCACATTCCGTTGATAGAACTTCGATAGCAGCTTGAGCCAaaccaggttttactgtgagcctcATTAGGCAAAACTTAAAAGAGGAAAGATCAGGTGAGCCCAAGcgagctcacagtaaaacctggaatggcttaaAAAATAAGCAGTTTTCTTTGTCCCAGCATTCAGACGGGAAGTTCGAGATTGTACCCCAAGATTCAGCTGATGGGCAGTGAATTACTTTTGGAGCGAACCCCCAGTTGATTAATATGGATAATTATATTCACAACTGTGTTTAAACATAAGCGTGACACAGCACCGGTATAGAAAGACAGGGCAGGCTGTTCAGCGACGGACCAGCTGAAAGAATTGGATACAGAGCTAAAGAGTTAAAATCAGCCTAACCCTAATCGAAAGAATGTAGTTCAGTTTGACATTGGCCCGTCTtcctgcaccaggtaaagagcatggcctgtctttctgcacctatgccCATGATACAGTATGTAGCACCGAGGAGGCTGCAATAGTAAGCAGAGAATGTTATAAAAGCTATAGAAAAACACCTGCCTGCTTTATGTCCTTTAAATGTGACAGGGCAGCTCCCGTTTTCAGCTGACCAGACCTTGACCAGAGTGTCCATCCCACCGCTCAGAACCACCATGCCCGAGGGGAAGAACCTGCAGCAGTTCACATCGTACACGTGGCCCGTCAGCTCCCTCTGCAACAACAGAAGCACAGGAGTGAGAACAATACACTCCTACATACGGGTTGAACTCTGTATGAACATATCACAGTCTAACTGTCCTGTGTCATTATTACCAGACACGCTCCAGTCCAAAATGTAAACCCAATTCCTCACAAAAAGCTACTGCAATATGTAGGTCTCATTAAAGTATGGCAACACCACTGAATAAAAGTTTGCAGGTAAAATAAAGAATTACCCTTCTTTCTCCATTTTTACAGTTCCAGATCTTCATAGTGCCATCTGTGCTTGTAGAAAGACCAAGACCCCCACCGCATGATATATCCATACATGTTATCtgctcagttaaaaaaaaacattaggtttTCAGAACAGAACGATTTTACAAAAGGTCTTCTTAAGTGTGGTTATCTAGTAACTCAAGTTAAAAATCTCTATTTCAACAATACATCTTCTGACTGAAGGATGCATATCACTACCCACAAAGTCTTGCCTATACTATAACCCATCTTAACATCAGAGACTAAAATGTTAATTGCAAGCAAAAGGTAAAGATTGTACTTGTAAGTAGTCAGTATGGGCAAAATAGAGTCACCTGTATAAAATGATCACCTATCTCAGTCTAAACGCGTTCTTGACGGTCCCTTGAGCTGTCATTATTGATACGGGGAAAACACTGGTGTAGTACAGATTATATAACTTTAGAATGAGCATCTTTTCTACTTCTCCTGCTTTATATATGGGTTGTACTCTGCAGCATACAACTACACTGGCAGCTCTTACACTCTTATCATGAATTCCAGGAAAGGATGTGTACGGTGAGAGGAATTTTGAAGCTGCATTTGCATAGGGACAGGAAATATGCAcacttttctgaaaaaaaaagaaacaaggaaaaaAGTTTAGATTTCTTGAAGAATATTCCAAGATCTTTGTAATACAGTGCTGTGTCAATTAATATTCTTGAACATTCCTTGAGCAAGAGTGTGTAATTATTTTATATGTTCAACCATCTATTCCCTTACTCTCAAAGGTAATTGAAGGGATTTAACTTAAAAGACTCCTGTAGCTGAACAATGTATGTCTTCAACTGAGGAAGTAACTAGTTTTAACAAACAGGTGTATCTATGCAGTGGGAAGGCAAATGCACTAGTAAGTAACAAGCAGGCAGCTTTCATATGAATCTTTATTGAGGCTAGTGTCTTTGTAGACCACTCATTCCATTCTACCAACAAAAAAGTCCTGACTCAGAACCTGTTTATATCTAAACATTATAAGAAAACAGTTTTTCTTAAatccctacaaaaaaaaaacactacttcaCCTTGGAGACTCCAAGTACGCGAAACTCTTCTGACGCAGTAATTTCTAAGCATCCGTCATCACTGACGCCTTGAGACTTCAGTGTACCGTACACTGTTGGTTTCcctacacagaaaataaaacgtGTTTTGAGCATCTTTCATGTAGAACACAATATAATGACACCTTGGGAAAAGATCTGATGGAGTTGACATGAGACATTGTATATTTTGCAACTTAATGTTACTCTAAATATGTGTGTAATACTCATAGTTGTACATTCAAAAAATATACGTATTGGTTTTTCAGTGAGAGATATTATCGGATCTCACCTGGTATTTTGCATGCGACCCAGGCTTCGCCTTCATTCTTCCTGATTAAATAAGCAAAAACAAATTCATAAACAAGTAATCTATGATACTGAGTGAATAATAACGTTAAGCAGATCTGCTATTTAATAAACTACCTTAAAGCTTCAGGCCAGTCGTTTTGAAGTAAAATTCGAGCTTCCATCTTTACGATTCTGACGTAAACTGTCGACTTGCGCTGGGCAACTGTCGTAAAAAGTACACCACTGCCATCTGGCGGACTGGCCTTGTAGTGCACGGAGCTCTGTGAAAACAACGTGAGAGATTCTGAATGGTCTCAAATAAAGcgcttttgggttttttttacaaataaaaagcatGATTTGTTGATTCCTTGTCATTATAAATCACCAAAAGCACATTCCTTATGAGTGGAAATACTAATTATCTTGAGGATAAATGAAAGCTCAAAGGAGTGATAACCATGGGggctttaaaatgcattttttcctTATTAGTGTCAGCAACCTGTAATAAAAACAgcatcgtaaaaaaaaaaaaaaaaaattgcgggAGGGATGAAACCAAAACAGCTAAACATGCCTTGCAGAGTGTGCAACACTGAACACGAGTGTGGACCACTGCAGCTTTAAGCCCCATTGACCTTGCTAATGAGGGTCCGTAAAGACAGACAGTGTGGTGCTCTTTGCAGTAGGCAGGCCaattaaaaaacagttttacacAGAGACCAGGACCTGCTTCTTCAGTTCGAATAAGCTGCCTTATCTTCCCTGGAACACACTGAGGCTCACTTGGTATTCTGACTACGTGAAGCTGGGGACATCTCGGTGTGGGAGGATCCCTCATcactaaatcattttctttttaagcGCAGGCAAGCTTCTCTGGGGATGCTGCCGAGCAACGATTGCACATCAAAGGCACCTTTACTGtggttataattttttttccagCCGGGGGATTATGGCTGCCAAAGGGATCTGAAAGAGAATCAATCTgaaggagtgttttttttaacaaagcaccccCCTTTCAAGACGTAAGGGAAGGAAAGCTTTTCATTGTGTACttgatttaaaacaatatatatatttgctcagTTAAAATATAcgtccaccaggtggcactgtgcAAAATAAATACGATTCTGATCAGAATGGGGTGAAGTTGGTTGGGCACAATTTATTTCAGCATTGAGTTCACAACCTGTACGATTTTGTTTCTCATACACCATTCAAGTGAAAAAAGGgcactgctgcttttttattACTTAGAAAAGACACGTGATGTTTCTTTGTATAACCCAAACCACaatctgttttcttttgtgttttactTCCAATCCCACTTTGCATCCAATCACTGAGTGTTTAAGCTTTTAGCAAAGTGAAGATATAGGGTACATGATTCCTGTCTTGATTCATGGTAAGATATACTATGATGCTGTTATGTCAGTTCTGCACGAATCCTGCATACACCTTCGTTCAGCGAGTCAATAGTATGCAGTAATGAGGGCTGGGGTTGTCTTCATACTGTCCTGGCTCATTGTCACAGGAATAGTCTTATTGTTTCAGATCATCTCTATCTTTAGATGACATGAATGGGGGACTTTCAAGAATGACATCATCACGAGAGGGGGTTGGGGGGTTGAGGGGACTTTCATGCAATACTTGAAAGTCTTCTATTCGCCCTCTGTCAACAGTCTACCTGGGAGATGCTGTTGTCTGTGCattcatgcattttgttttaacgGTTAGTTGAAAGCTCCTGGTTGTTTTTAAAGTGCACCGGAAGGATCCTGGGTATCAGATACTAATGAAACAATTGCATGGGTTTAGCAAAGAAAATTCTCATTTCCTAGAAGGCAGCAATTACATATTCAGTTTTCTTGCAGGCAGCGCGTGTATTTCATGAGTTCACCATCCTCAGCTTTTTAGATAGCCATAAGTAAAACTAAACATCACGTAACATAACCAATTGTGAATGGATAGAATGGACTAAGTAGCAGCTGTGAACTGGAACGAAGGACATTAACTGCTTTAGAAACATTGATTTGCCGTTGTTGTAAAAAACTGTTTCAAGGCCAAATAAAAGGACTGGTTAATTCTAAAGCCATTGCAATAGCTCCTAAGacatatctgttttgtttttttgttgctgtttttttaaggAATTAACACTCCAGTACAGTATGATCCTTTTTACAGTTATCAAGTCGTGCTCACGGGCATTTCATTAGGGGATATTCACTGTAAgagcctacattttttttttcgtaaTATAAGAAATGCACTGCATAGACAATGAAaaggggttatatatatatatatatatatatatatatatatatatatatatatatatatatatatatatatatatataggcactgTGCATTACACATAAAACTAATGATTAGTTAAATGTTACATATTCAATTAATTGAGATTAATTAGTTTTGATACCctctgtactgtactttttatcCTCTCAATTGAATAAGCTTGTATATTTTTCCAAACCAGTTTTTTGATTGAACCACAGAATGGTTTGATTCCTAAGAAAACCCCAAATAATACAAGTGCTTACATTACCAATAGATTTTTTaggatatatttttttcccccacagtgtTATCAACCAGCAGCATTACTTAGTTTTGTTCAGATCAAAAACAGAGGTCTCTTTGCAGTTCTACCCAGTGATACAATCAGCTTTCATTCCTCCAAACAGccacacatttattatttattcatgttgTCTCAATAGTGTTTGCTTCTGAAAGGGACTTAAACAAGCACTGTGTTTACTGTCACAACCCATAAAGGTCAAGCTAGAAAAGCCCAGTGAGTCGCTGGAGACTTCCCTGACACTTTAAATATCAATATGCAATATTCCATTATTCAATATTCTTTGGCCAGTTTACATTCCCTTGATACTACACTAATTCCTTGTCCACATTTGTAATTACCAGTGCTTTTAAACCACAAAACTGaagcaatttatttaaactgttgtacCAGCTATGAAGCTATGAATCTTCTGAACAGTAGAGCGATAGAAATAATTGTATTCTTATGAACATCATCAAGTAACTTTTTGTTTAGATGCTGGTTCTGAAGCCTGTTAGTTAGAGATCACCTTGCTATGGATATGGAAAAGAACTAATCTGAACTAGCATATTTTACTTGCTGTTTAGTTTCACTTTGtagattattttctgtttcagtcatcacatgtCGATGACTTTAAAACTCAGAAGCTTAAAGTACCTCCGTGGCCTCAATAGAGTTCTCAGGAACATGTCTAGTTttttaagtacagctggtacGGCAGAGCGTAACCATTAAACTGTCCCTTGTAACGGCCTGCCCCAAGCAGATGCAAGAAATACCACACAGAACAATGTGGTTAAAGCagacatgtttctgagagctCTCTTGAGGTGACATTGAGACTTTAAACCTCTGGAGTTATAAAAACTCACCCGGGTGTGAAGACTGGAAGGTAAATGATACAAAGTGACTCCAGACTTCAAGAATGCATTACTTAAGATGCGATGCTGTTTAAGATACATTCACGGTCTACTTCCTTGGTGCATTCTTCCACGGTTTAGCTTACTGTTGGCGCTATATTATCAAAAAGCATACCTTATGGAGTAACATTCAGCTTTGgggacaaaaaaaatgaaatctctcCTGAAAAACAGGCCCATGCTGTACGAATGCTCTTGTTCCgcttgcagcagcaggaggttataaaCGACAAGGCCAATTAAATATGCATGCTTATTAGGTAACAACGTAACTGCATAATAACTACCTAAAATAGAATCATGCCCTGGCTTACAGACTGGGACTAGCACTAAACTGGGAGTAGCTTTCTTTATGCTTTTCGAGGTTTGTGAAAGTAGACAGattgttttataataatacattactgAAAAATAATACTGATGAATACAATATTCATACCTGCAACAAACTTGGATgtaaatatgcataataacaataaataaaaaaacacagtttactcAGGTTCTGTTCACAAATTCCAAATAATCAGCATGTTACTGTGAAAACGAAAGTGGTGTACGTTTCATTGGCATGATTTTGAGAAACCGCTGAAGAAAGGTTATTTTGTTCaaattattttgaatataaaatgGTTCATTATCGAAAGACGAACAGCATGAGATAATTACTTTCTGTGTATCCCATTTCACAATTCtgcatgcaattttttttttctacattatcTACAAAGCCGtgttaataacaatacaaaacaaaatcgaAATTGAATGAAATTTCACACTAATACTGAAACAGAATTCGGTAATACAAAGAAATGTGATTCACCCTTGTATTATGCAAACACAAAAGCATGGGTTTCTGAGGTAGGGTTATAGAACTGGGACTGCAAGTTAATAATTTAAATAGCATTGTGTTTAAGAATAATGTGGTTCATCCTGTGCTAAAAACCTAGAAAGCCAAAAAAGGTTAGCAGTCATCTTAAACATTCACAAAGCAAAATCAGTCCAATCATAATGTTTTCCCCATTTGACGTTTATTAAATATGCAACTAACTGACATGTGTACAGACATGACATGGATCCCGGAAAAGAAGTATATTGATTGTATGGACTCCTTCCACTTCAAAAGGTCAGACTATATGGCTGAACTCTGACCCGCCAGTCCACAGAGGTGAGCTAACAGATGGAATCCAGCGGCTGTTTTCTCAGTTTATTTGTGCTATTAACTCTTCGAGTTCTGGACGAGCCTTGAACCGGGCATAGAAATCAGCCTCAGTGTgctggagaaaaaaaatcatcatacATTACATAACAGCATAAACCCCCTGGTTCAGAAGCCATTGCATTTGAGATTATGTTTTACATGTTCAAATGCTGAGGTGGcagtaaatacatttgtaacaGTCCAgctgtttttataattgtatctgtttttttaagTACTTGCCACTAATCTGGGAGGCGCAGTGGCATGATAGTATTGTGAATTAGTAAGCTGTTGTTGATAAAGGCACTGTGTGGATTTTAGCGCAACCGGAATGCATTAGGGCTGTGCAAAAATGGCAttgcctttaaaaaataataggcTGATTACAACATTATGGCGTCATTTATTAGGCAATAGTAACACGTTATTCAAGCCACAACATAGGTTTTTATCACAGACCCCGGCTGAGAATGGCCATGAAGAACTGAACACCCTTCCTTGACCTTATTACATATGCTGGTCATCATTTATTACCTCTCCAGTGGCACATTTTAAGACTTCAGTTCCACTGCAACAGAATATCTAAGACTACAACACACTGAAATTGATTTAATAGAAATGTATTACTGAACAACAGTCCTCTAGGAATGTGAAAAACGTCTGGCTTAGCACCTACCCTAACGTGTCAAATACTGGAATTTGTAAATGGCTATACATATGCCACAAGGACATTTCAGCAAGATAATAAAGATAATACAAGGGAAGGGTGTGTTGTTAAGTACATTATGGATGGTATAGAATACAAGGTGAAGTAAATAATggttattatttaatataaaatgttaacatcaTTCAAAAACACATGGCAGAGACGAAAGGTCAATGTATTATATGCAGCTGAAGAATATGCTATAGCCACACAATTTCAAAAAGGAACCACGGAAAGAGCCCAGGCTGTGCAGTAAGCCATTAATTAATCATTGACATGTGTCTTTCTGTTAATGGATGTAGCTTTACAAAACCAAAGTACACGTGACTATCAGATCCCTTACCTCCTTTATAGACAGCTGTACTCCCTCTGGCTGATTCCTCAGAAGGACCTCCAGAAAGACTGGAGCCAAAGTAGAACTTAAACCGCTCAGCTGTAAGAATTAAACGGAAAGAACGGGTTGCAaagcacaatgcatttttttatgtcttatttaatttaattt
Encoded proteins:
- the LOC117406136 gene encoding proteasomal ATPase-associated factor 1-like isoform X1, translating into MEARILLQNDWPEALRKNEGEAWVACKIPGKPTVYGTLKSQGVSDDGCLEITASEEFRVLGVSKKSVHISCPYANAASKFLSPYTSFPGIHDKSITCMDISCGGGLGLSTSTDGTMKIWNCKNGERRRELTGHVYDVNCCRFFPSGMVVLSGGMDTLVKVWSAENGSCPVTFKGHKAGILDTAVVERGRNVLSCSRDGTARLWDCGKSVCLAVVADCGAPINGCSVGVADNTINQGSPEEPSSDREVGTEDKLLLLAREDKKLQAVGLQSRQPIFLFEGSDAFNCCTFLSSIYVLTGTQDGNIYKLDTRNAKTAVQTIHRSGAPVYSLMPYREGFIVSQGDGSCYLIQQDLDHVIELTGPEADPVYKAAAWEKCIFTCCRDGLVRKYQLSDL
- the LOC117406136 gene encoding proteasomal ATPase-associated factor 1-like isoform X2: MEARILLQNDWPEALRKNEGEAWVACKIPGKPTVYGTLKSQGVSDDGCLEITASEEFRVLGVSKITCMDISCGGGLGLSTSTDGTMKIWNCKNGERRRELTGHVYDVNCCRFFPSGMVVLSGGMDTLVKVWSAENGSCPVTFKGHKAGILDTAVVERGRNVLSCSRDGTARLWDCGKSVCLAVVADCGAPINGCSVGVADNTINQGSPEEPSSDREVGTEDKLLLLAREDKKLQAVGLQSRQPIFLFEGSDAFNCCTFLSSIYVLTGTQDGNIYKLDTRNAKTAVQTIHRSGAPVYSLMPYREGFIVSQGDGSCYLIQQDLDHVIELTGPEADPVYKAAAWEKCIFTCCRDGLVRKYQLSDL